The Candidatus Anstonellales archaeon genome window below encodes:
- a CDS encoding sodium:calcium antiporter, with product MAVEELFLLIGSTIFLAKSSELVVENAARLAKFFGISQLTIGMILIAVSTSLPELSVSVLSSVIHEGSIAAGNVFGSNIANILLVLGLGAFLYSFRIDKDSLPSLTYSLLLTTTISAYILIHSYFTDSALGFYEGIFLLLIGLWFLHNLLKDKRMKPIPTKRVHMYEGIKSFLFFMIVIIAVIISSGFVVDSAVNLSNILGLAKSFIGSTIIAVGTSLPELSIDLQSIKRRQYKLAIGDALGSNVVNLTLVLGSAAAISPISVNLKIFSVALLFAIIANIVFYYFVHERYKLAKTEGISLLIVYLFYIIIISSIQLKEAEIFIKLN from the coding sequence ATGGCGGTCGAAGAGCTTTTTCTACTTATAGGGTCTACAATCTTTCTTGCAAAGTCGTCAGAATTAGTAGTTGAGAATGCTGCAAGACTTGCTAAATTCTTTGGAATAAGCCAGCTTACAATAGGAATGATTCTCATAGCTGTCTCCACATCATTGCCAGAGCTCTCCGTATCCGTCCTATCCTCTGTTATTCATGAAGGCTCCATTGCTGCAGGAAACGTTTTTGGCTCTAACATAGCAAATATACTGCTCGTGCTCGGCCTTGGAGCATTTTTATACAGTTTTCGTATTGATAAAGACTCCCTCCCATCTCTAACTTATTCTCTTTTGCTTACTACTACCATATCAGCGTACATTCTTATTCACTCTTATTTCACCGATTCTGCTCTGGGATTCTATGAGGGCATTTTCTTATTGCTGATAGGATTGTGGTTTTTGCATAATCTACTTAAAGACAAGAGGATGAAACCCATTCCTACAAAAAGAGTGCACATGTACGAAGGAATAAAGTCGTTTTTATTTTTTATGATTGTGATTATCGCAGTTATAATAAGCTCAGGTTTTGTTGTTGACTCCGCAGTAAACCTCTCTAACATATTGGGGCTCGCTAAAAGTTTTATAGGTTCGACTATAATAGCTGTTGGAACCTCCCTTCCTGAGTTGTCCATAGACCTCCAATCAATAAAAAGAAGGCAATACAAACTTGCTATTGGAGATGCGTTGGGTAGCAATGTTGTTAATTTAACCCTTGTTCTTGGGAGTGCAGCAGCAATAAGTCCCATCTCTGTAAATCTCAAAATCTTCTCGGTTGCACTGCTCTTTGCAATAATTGCAAATATCGTTTTTTACTATTTTGTCCATGAGAGATATAAGTTGGCAAAAACCGAAGGCATCTCTCTTCTCATTGTTTATCTCTTCTACATAATAATAATATCCTCAATACAGCTAAAAGAAGCAGAAATCTTTATTAAACTTAATTAA
- a CDS encoding DUF6390 family protein: protein MLGCELAGRFALPPNSKSYCGKAGFPEILLKYLTNRNNENATALSKALSRFYVHYSYLSLIAKANQLNPFDKSVAEAFWIGNNLLKNVSREEVIRLIKKRFCGRGLLAQKNANNLVAKMPFTFVAHHSFHVLHIHTVTGAVVPTTRNLDLCLPSWGRVIRISRDYLTVKSQRLVRRNNRFYFLPCIKKLSRVCARINLLPKLEIGNLVASHWGVAVMKITPAQASRLKKYTKINMDAINDANNKNTQKLSSFY, encoded by the coding sequence ATGCTGGGTTGCGAATTAGCTGGAAGGTTCGCATTGCCTCCTAACTCCAAATCCTATTGCGGAAAAGCGGGATTTCCAGAAATCCTTTTGAAATATTTAACTAATAGGAATAATGAGAATGCAACTGCACTTTCAAAGGCACTATCCCGTTTTTATGTACATTACTCCTATCTATCTCTAATCGCAAAAGCTAATCAACTAAACCCCTTTGATAAGAGCGTTGCAGAAGCGTTCTGGATCGGAAATAACCTTCTCAAAAACGTGAGCCGAGAGGAGGTAATCCGTCTTATAAAAAAAAGATTTTGTGGAAGAGGTTTATTAGCACAAAAAAATGCCAATAATCTTGTAGCAAAAATGCCATTCACGTTCGTTGCGCATCATTCTTTTCATGTTCTTCATATTCATACAGTAACCGGTGCAGTAGTCCCTACAACTCGCAATTTAGATTTGTGTCTTCCATCATGGGGTAGGGTAATCCGCATAAGCAGAGATTACCTTACTGTTAAAAGCCAAAGGCTTGTACGTCGCAATAACCGTTTTTATTTTCTGCCCTGCATAAAAAAACTTTCTCGGGTGTGTGCTAGAATAAACCTTTTACCGAAATTAGAAATAGGTAATCTTGTTGCGTCCCATTGGGGAGTCGCAGTTATGAAAATTACGCCAGCCCAAGCTTCTAGACTTAAAAAATATACGAAAATAAATATGGACGCAATAAACGATGCCAATAACAAAAACACACAAAAGCTTTCCAGTTTCTACTAG
- a CDS encoding DMT family transporter — MSNEKGTALSYLTAAVSGMAVFANSFGVVTIDSTVYTLIKNVLVTLILAGFLIFFKKRTEILSLDKKHIVYLLFVGISGGGIAFALFFAGLAGLSGSEGSFLYRLLFIFSIPLAVLIFRERLKPRVVLGAVAILGGNLLLLGNSSISLNTSSFLVLLATVLWATEYAVSKKALERLSPITVASARMGIGSLVLLAIVLYQGKGDVLLNIPPQSLIWIAIATGFLVLFVTLWYSALKYSSLLPATAILTLGGPISAILSFLFAGKAIIPLQALGFLLLGVGAIFVTGLAETISTLNSIRSKSLQLLKNFEVK; from the coding sequence ATGAGCAACGAAAAGGGAACAGCTCTTTCATATTTAACCGCAGCTGTAAGCGGTATGGCTGTCTTTGCAAATAGTTTTGGAGTAGTGACCATTGACTCAACGGTTTATACCCTCATAAAGAATGTGCTTGTGACTCTGATCTTAGCAGGTTTTTTGATTTTTTTTAAAAAGCGCACAGAAATCCTGTCTCTAGATAAAAAACACATCGTATACCTCCTTTTCGTTGGAATTAGTGGTGGAGGGATAGCATTTGCGCTCTTTTTTGCTGGCCTTGCCGGCCTATCGGGCTCTGAAGGGTCATTTCTCTACCGCCTTTTATTTATTTTCTCAATTCCGTTAGCAGTTCTTATTTTTAGGGAAAGGCTAAAACCGCGCGTTGTCCTGGGTGCCGTCGCAATCCTTGGAGGCAATTTACTGCTCCTTGGAAACTCTTCGATCTCCCTCAACACAAGTAGTTTTCTCGTTCTTCTTGCAACAGTTCTATGGGCAACAGAATATGCAGTATCAAAAAAGGCTTTAGAACGCCTTTCCCCTATTACAGTTGCTTCTGCTAGAATGGGTATTGGTTCGCTTGTTTTATTGGCAATTGTTCTATACCAAGGCAAAGGAGATGTACTCTTGAATATCCCGCCCCAATCTCTTATCTGGATTGCAATCGCTACCGGATTCTTAGTCCTTTTTGTAACACTCTGGTACTCAGCTTTGAAATATTCCTCTCTATTACCTGCAACTGCAATTCTAACACTTGGAGGTCCGATATCCGCCATCCTCTCCTTTTTATTTGCGGGAAAGGCAATCATCCCGTTACAAGCCTTGGGCTTTTTGCTTCTTGGAGTCGGAGCAATCTTCGTCACCGGATTGGCGGAGACTATCTCGACTCTTAATTCCATAAGGTCAAAGTCGCTTCAACTTCTAAAAAATTTTGAGGTGAAGTAA
- a CDS encoding nickel-dependent hydrogenase large subunit codes for MHKEGDFEIKVDSLSKIEGHADLEVKVKNRKVEYAHLKISESKRFFTQAVRGKSALNVAQVVSRICGTCSIAHLLCCIEAVENASGIIPSDQTMVLRNLTMDGLMIRDHAMHLYLFCLPDVMNADSILEIAENDRELVEKAFEVKSAGNELSKIIAGRAVHPPYPIVGGFSRVPPNDEARKIAHLLKDARDHALEFADIFRDAMPLFERKTHFVALKNQNYEFIGGELCSSEGYCISRKNFLEHLNRVVKPYSQATGFEFEGREYMVGALARMNLNREALHPDTKRDLSSMLAYFPSNNIYMNNLAQAIEIVNCIDHAIEKLETSDFKKEQISLPKLAAGEGVGVIEAPRGTLYYNLKINNGGLIDYINLVIPTAQNMVNMEKDMEKIVQDNLDVGRSKERIRVELERIIRAYDPCMSCATHFLKVRWIEEGSRKRT; via the coding sequence GTGCATAAAGAAGGCGACTTTGAAATAAAGGTTGATAGCCTCTCAAAAATAGAGGGGCATGCTGACCTTGAAGTGAAGGTTAAAAACAGAAAGGTAGAATATGCTCATCTTAAAATATCTGAATCAAAAAGATTCTTTACGCAGGCAGTTAGGGGGAAATCGGCTTTAAACGTAGCACAAGTAGTCTCAAGGATATGCGGTACCTGCTCCATTGCTCATTTGCTCTGTTGCATTGAAGCTGTTGAAAATGCTTCAGGCATAATTCCATCTGATCAAACAATGGTTCTTAGGAACTTAACAATGGATGGACTTATGATTAGAGACCACGCTATGCATCTGTATCTCTTTTGTCTTCCCGACGTTATGAATGCTGATTCTATTTTGGAGATAGCAGAAAATGATAGAGAACTGGTTGAGAAGGCTTTTGAGGTAAAAAGTGCAGGAAACGAGCTTTCAAAAATTATAGCTGGGAGAGCGGTTCATCCGCCTTACCCTATAGTAGGGGGATTTAGCAGAGTACCGCCAAATGATGAAGCACGCAAAATAGCGCATCTCTTAAAAGACGCGCGTGACCACGCACTTGAATTTGCAGATATATTCAGAGATGCAATGCCCTTGTTTGAAAGAAAAACACATTTTGTAGCTTTAAAAAACCAAAATTACGAGTTTATCGGTGGAGAACTCTGTTCGTCAGAGGGCTATTGCATCTCACGCAAAAACTTTCTTGAACACCTAAATAGGGTAGTCAAACCCTACTCTCAGGCGACAGGGTTTGAATTTGAGGGAAGGGAGTATATGGTAGGTGCGCTTGCAAGAATGAATTTAAACAGGGAGGCCCTGCATCCAGATACAAAAAGAGACCTCTCATCTATGCTGGCTTATTTTCCATCAAATAATATATATATGAATAATCTTGCTCAGGCTATAGAGATAGTAAATTGCATTGACCACGCAATTGAAAAGCTTGAAACGTCGGATTTTAAAAAAGAGCAGATAAGCCTTCCAAAGTTGGCTGCCGGAGAAGGGGTAGGAGTCATAGAAGCTCCACGGGGGACACTCTATTATAACCTCAAAATTAACAATGGGGGTCTTATTGATTATATAAATCTGGTGATACCAACAGCTCAGAATATGGTTAATATGGAAAAGGACATGGAGAAAATAGTGCAAGACAACTTAGACGTTGGAAGAAGTAAGGAAAGGATCAGAGTCGAACTTGAAAGAATAATTAGAGCCTATGACCCGTGTATGAGTTGTGCTACTCATTTTTTGAAAGTAAGATGGATAGAGGAGGGTTCAAGAAAGAGAACGTAG
- the trpA gene encoding tryptophan synthase subunit alpha, giving the protein MYVAFSDYMKFIPYLCCGDPSASFTIKAAIALAPYSYLIELGIPFSDPIADGPAIQEASQRALSNGGGIRQAMQIAHKISSCTNVPLAFMTYYNPIFSYGKEKFISDSKKCGISALIVPDLPFGEDPSFSDALKKSNMGLIGMVSLSTYVRRAKKIINSSHPFTYIVSVSGTTGERKSILKDSLLFVKKIRSVAGKKKELFVGFGVSSPSHALEFLKHGASGVIVGSKLISLYTKYLNSGSEDLAIRKLVSFSRSFAEI; this is encoded by the coding sequence ATGTACGTAGCCTTCAGTGATTATATGAAATTCATTCCATATCTATGTTGTGGAGACCCATCCGCTTCATTTACAATAAAAGCAGCTATAGCGCTTGCTCCCTACTCCTACCTTATAGAGCTTGGCATCCCTTTCTCTGACCCAATCGCAGACGGCCCTGCAATTCAGGAGGCAAGTCAGCGAGCCCTTTCAAACGGTGGAGGAATAAGACAAGCTATGCAAATAGCTCACAAAATATCGTCATGCACAAACGTGCCTCTCGCCTTCATGACGTATTACAACCCCATCTTTTCTTATGGAAAAGAAAAGTTTATTTCAGATTCAAAAAAATGTGGTATATCTGCCCTCATCGTTCCGGACCTACCATTTGGAGAAGACCCTTCGTTTTCTGATGCCCTCAAAAAGAGCAATATGGGCTTGATTGGTATGGTTTCCCTTTCAACTTACGTCCGGCGCGCAAAGAAAATTATCAATTCAAGCCACCCATTCACTTACATCGTGTCAGTGAGCGGGACTACTGGCGAGCGAAAGTCGATTTTAAAGGACAGTTTACTGTTTGTAAAAAAAATACGCTCTGTTGCCGGAAAGAAAAAAGAGCTCTTTGTTGGCTTTGGTGTTTCTTCGCCTTCACATGCATTGGAGTTCTTAAAACATGGAGCTAGTGGTGTGATTGTTGGAAGCAAACTAATCAGTCTCTACACGAAATATTTAAATAGCGGCTCCGAAGATTTAGCTATCAGGAAACTTGTAAGCTTTTCCAGATCTTTCGCAGAGATTTGA
- the trpB gene encoding tryptophan synthase subunit beta — protein MQKNFGIFGGQFVPETLIAPLSELESSFLSAIRNGEFRRELASLLSQYAGRPTPLYFAERLSKKLNMRIYLKREDLLHTGAHKINNTLGQALLAKRMGKKRIIAETGAGQHGLATATAAALLGLSCDIYMGKKDMERQKPNVYKMELLGARVIPVCSGSQTLKDAINEALRDYSSSYHTTHYLLGSALGPHPYPSIVAYFQSIIGKEARKQILQLEKQLPNYLVACVGGGSNAIGLFLAFLNDNVSMIGVEAGGKGISTKKHAARLSGDGQKGILHGCLTYVLQTQDGQIRETHSVSAGLDYPAVGPQHSYLHSIGRVRYVHISDAKALSAFYTLSRLEGIIPALESAHALAYLHYLPKESCVIVNLSGRGDKDLEYVRSLQ, from the coding sequence ATGCAAAAGAACTTTGGAATTTTTGGGGGTCAATTCGTACCAGAAACTTTGATTGCGCCCCTCTCAGAGCTTGAATCCTCATTCCTATCTGCAATCCGCAATGGCGAATTTAGAAGGGAACTTGCTTCCCTTCTTTCTCAATACGCAGGCAGACCAACTCCACTTTACTTTGCAGAGAGATTGAGCAAAAAGCTTAATATGAGGATATATCTCAAACGTGAAGACCTACTTCACACAGGAGCTCACAAAATAAATAACACTCTTGGACAAGCTTTGCTTGCAAAAAGAATGGGAAAAAAAAGAATTATCGCGGAAACCGGAGCAGGGCAGCACGGCTTAGCCACTGCCACTGCAGCTGCCCTCCTCGGACTATCCTGTGACATATATATGGGAAAAAAAGACATGGAGCGGCAAAAACCAAACGTCTATAAGATGGAGCTTCTCGGTGCAAGGGTGATTCCGGTATGCTCTGGCTCCCAAACACTCAAAGATGCAATAAACGAAGCTTTACGCGACTATTCCTCTTCCTATCATACGACTCACTATCTCTTAGGCTCTGCACTTGGGCCCCATCCCTACCCGTCAATAGTAGCCTATTTTCAATCAATAATCGGTAAGGAAGCAAGAAAACAGATTCTACAATTAGAAAAACAACTGCCAAATTATTTGGTAGCCTGTGTTGGTGGCGGAAGCAATGCCATAGGACTTTTTTTGGCTTTTCTTAATGACAACGTCTCTATGATTGGAGTAGAAGCCGGAGGGAAGGGAATCTCCACAAAAAAGCATGCTGCTCGCTTAAGCGGTGATGGACAAAAAGGAATATTACACGGCTGTCTTACATATGTACTTCAGACTCAAGATGGCCAAATAAGAGAAACACATTCTGTTTCAGCAGGCCTGGACTATCCTGCTGTTGGTCCCCAACACTCATATCTACATAGCATCGGAAGAGTCCGATACGTCCATATCTCAGATGCAAAGGCACTTTCTGCGTTCTACACTCTCTCAAGGCTTGAAGGGATAATCCCTGCCTTAGAATCTGCACACGCCCTCGCTTACCTTCACTACTTACCAAAAGAAAGCTGCGTAATAGTAAATCTCTCAGGAAGGGGAGACAAAGACTTAGAATATGTACGTAGCCTTCAGTGA
- the trpD gene encoding anthranilate phosphoribosyltransferase, with the protein MLKLLKRVVDGKNLNSDQAAQAMRLIIGGSLSPVLTASFLTAMRMKGETEEELASFALVMRQNATRIYPRVSRKLVDTCGTGGDNSGTFNISTIAAFIAAGAGVPIAKHGNRAVSSFCGSADVLEALGAKMLEPKKVEECISKIGVGFMFAPFFHPAMKNVMPIRKELGFRTFFNLLGPLTNPAGATAQVLGVFSPALLEKFASVLLHLGSESAMVVHSEGMDEIGLGKTNICEIKGGKIKKYDFEASSFGFSKAPLPHPSDRKDAANIMLHILSGKEEGPGRDCAILNAAAAIYVGGKATSLKQGVMLAEKSLSSELAYEKLKQFISFTNRC; encoded by the coding sequence ATGCTAAAACTCCTAAAAAGAGTTGTTGATGGCAAAAATCTTAATTCTGACCAAGCCGCACAGGCAATGCGCCTTATTATTGGCGGCTCTCTAAGTCCAGTCCTTACTGCTTCCTTCTTAACTGCAATGAGAATGAAAGGAGAAACAGAAGAGGAGCTTGCTTCCTTTGCACTAGTGATGCGTCAAAACGCAACACGCATATATCCTAGAGTAAGCAGAAAACTCGTGGATACCTGCGGTACTGGAGGAGATAATTCAGGAACCTTTAACATTTCTACAATCGCGGCCTTCATAGCTGCCGGTGCAGGAGTTCCAATAGCAAAGCATGGTAATCGCGCAGTTTCCAGTTTTTGCGGCTCTGCGGACGTGCTTGAAGCCCTAGGTGCAAAAATGCTTGAACCTAAAAAAGTTGAGGAATGCATATCAAAAATCGGTGTGGGTTTTATGTTCGCTCCATTTTTTCATCCTGCAATGAAAAATGTGATGCCTATAAGAAAAGAGCTTGGGTTCAGGACATTCTTTAATCTCCTTGGTCCTCTTACGAATCCAGCAGGAGCAACTGCACAAGTATTAGGGGTATTTTCTCCCGCACTCCTGGAAAAATTCGCTTCGGTTCTTCTTCATCTTGGTTCAGAGAGCGCCATGGTCGTCCACTCAGAAGGAATGGATGAGATAGGCCTTGGCAAAACAAATATTTGCGAGATTAAAGGAGGTAAAATAAAAAAATATGATTTTGAAGCATCATCCTTTGGGTTTTCAAAGGCGCCTCTCCCGCATCCAAGCGACAGGAAAGATGCAGCTAATATAATGCTTCACATTCTATCAGGGAAAGAAGAAGGGCCAGGGCGGGATTGTGCGATTCTGAATGCTGCCGCCGCAATATATGTTGGAGGAAAAGCAACATCCCTAAAGCAGGGAGTCATGTTGGCAGAAAAATCGCTATCCTCAGAACTTGCTTATGAAAAACTGAAACAGTTCATTTCCTTTACCAATAGGTGTTAA